In Muribaculum gordoncarteri, the genomic window AGCCTGAATCACGCCTATGTGGGCAATGCCTTTGGCACCGCCACCGCTTAACACAAGGCCTACCGACTGCTGAGCATCGGCAACCCCACTACAAGTTAACAAGATGATCGAAGCCCCAAAGGCTACGACATATTCCCTCGCTTTTTCAATAATTTTTACTTTTAGAGCCATCGGAAATGAAAGAGTCTTTAAAACCTATAAAATATAACACTCCATCAAGCCCGATTGTTGATATGCTCTGCCCTGCCGTGGCCTTAACCTTAGGTTTGGCATGGAAAGCGATTCCAAGTCCTGCCGTGGCAAGCATGGGAAGGTCGTTGGCTCCGTCACCCACCGCTATGGTCTGCGCTATGTCGATGTTTTCGACCTGAGCAAGAAGCCTTAACAGCTCTGCCTTGCGTCGGCCGTTGACAATCTCGCCTACGTAACGGCCGGTAAGTTTGCCGTCGACTATTTCAAGTTCATTGGCGTATACATAATCTATGCCGAATTTCTGTTTAAGATAGTTGCCGAAATAGGTGAATCCGCCCGAAAGTATCGCTGTCTTGAATCCGGCACGTTTCAGCACCTCCATCATGCGGCCCACGCCTTCGGTCACGGGAAGATGCTCGGCAATGTCACGCATCACACTCTCGTCGAGTCCCTTGAGAAGGCTTACACGCTCCCTGAAGCTTTCATCGAAGTCGATTTCGCCGCGCATGGCCCGCTCGGTTATAGCCTTAACCTTGTCACCCACCCCGGCGCGCATTGCAAGCTCGTCGATCACCTCCGTTTCAATGAGCGTCGAGTCCATATCGAAGCACACGAGGCGACGACAACGGCGGTACATAGTGTCCTCCTGAAGAGATATGTCAAAGTCCTCACTGCCTGACAGCTGCATGAACTGCGACTGCATTTCGCTCACATCACGCGGATTTCCACGCACCGAAAATTCCACGCACGACTTGGTGCGCGACTCGGCCGTTTCCTCAAGCGGAACTCGACCGGTCAATCGCTGAATACTGTCAATGTTAAGATTCTGGTCGGCAATTATACTTGTCACGGCAGCAATCTGCTTCGCAGTCAGCCGTCGGCCGAGAAGCGTCACTATCCAGCGGTTTTTGCCCTGCAGCGTCACCCACTCCTCATATTCGGCAACCGATATGGGAGTGAAGCGTATCTGCACGTTGAGCTCGCTCGCCTTGAACAGCAAGTCCTTCATTATGTTTCCCGACACGTTACTATAGGTCTTGAAAAGCAGTCCGAGCGACAATGTATGGTGTATGTCACTCTGTCCTATGTCAAGAATCGCCGCATCGTAATTGGCAAGAATCTCGGTAAGCGCCGATGTCACACCCGGGCGGTCATATCCCGATATGTTGACAAGAATCAGTTCAAGGTGAGGCTGTTCCATGCTGTGTTATTGTTACAATGTCGACGAATGATACTTGACAAGCCCCTCCATAGGAGTTTTCAGTATGGTGTCAATCTTGGCGTCAAGCGCATCGGCCGCCTCGTTAAGCACCGACTTATAGTGATAGGCAATCGAGCCTACGAAGCTCACAGGAAGTGTGCGATAACGGTCGTACTGTGCCACATTACGCACGAAGAACGACTTGAACTCATTCAGCACAAGACGGTGTATGGCAGGCTCCTCGATGTTTTTAAGCAGGAACGG contains:
- the serB gene encoding phosphoserine phosphatase SerB; translated protein: MEQPHLELILVNISGYDRPGVTSALTEILANYDAAILDIGQSDIHHTLSLGLLFKTYSNVSGNIMKDLLFKASELNVQIRFTPISVAEYEEWVTLQGKNRWIVTLLGRRLTAKQIAAVTSIIADQNLNIDSIQRLTGRVPLEETAESRTKSCVEFSVRGNPRDVSEMQSQFMQLSGSEDFDISLQEDTMYRRCRRLVCFDMDSTLIETEVIDELAMRAGVGDKVKAITERAMRGEIDFDESFRERVSLLKGLDESVMRDIAEHLPVTEGVGRMMEVLKRAGFKTAILSGGFTYFGNYLKQKFGIDYVYANELEIVDGKLTGRYVGEIVNGRRKAELLRLLAQVENIDIAQTIAVGDGANDLPMLATAGLGIAFHAKPKVKATAGQSISTIGLDGVLYFIGFKDSFISDGSKSKNY